In Streptomyces sp. NBC_01707, a genomic segment contains:
- a CDS encoding STAS domain-containing protein, with the protein MHIRGDHAELVVGGRLDVRSAADARTVLHSALDDGVGDLILDLTELDSWDATGLGVIMGAHRRAGRAGRRLVLRGVPPQMQRLLVATRLHRILAIEGGIAADSLPRV; encoded by the coding sequence ATGCACATCAGGGGCGACCACGCCGAGCTGGTCGTCGGGGGCCGCCTCGACGTCCGAAGCGCGGCGGACGCCCGTACGGTCCTGCATTCGGCCCTCGACGACGGGGTCGGCGACCTGATTCTCGACCTGACCGAGCTGGATTCCTGGGACGCCACCGGTCTCGGTGTCATCATGGGTGCGCACCGCCGGGCCGGGCGGGCCGGACGGCGGTTGGTGCTCCGTGGTGTGCCGCCACAGATGCAGCGCCTGCTGGTGGCGACGAGACTGCACCGCATTCTGGCGATCGAAGGCGGAATCGCGGCGGATTCCCTGCCGCGGGTCTAG
- a CDS encoding 3-hydroxyacyl-CoA dehydrogenase family protein, giving the protein MARKLAVIGAGLMGAGIAQVSAQAGWDVVLRDVTDEALARGCDGIKASYDKFVSKGKLEAADAEAALARITTTTDLDAVADADVVVEAVFEKLEVKHEIFRALDKIVRDDAVLASNTSAIPITKIAAVTERPERVVGVHFFSPVPMMQLCELVRGYKTSDETLATAREFAESVGKTCIVVNRDVAGFVTTRLISALVVEAAKLYESGVATAEDIDIACKLGFGHAMGPLATADLTGVDILLHATSNIYTESQDEKFAAPELMRRMVDAGDIGRKSGQGFYTY; this is encoded by the coding sequence GTGGCCAGGAAGCTCGCCGTCATCGGGGCCGGACTCATGGGGGCCGGTATCGCGCAGGTCTCCGCCCAGGCGGGCTGGGACGTCGTGCTGCGTGATGTCACCGACGAGGCCCTGGCCCGCGGGTGCGACGGCATCAAGGCCTCGTACGACAAGTTCGTCTCCAAGGGCAAGCTGGAGGCGGCCGACGCCGAAGCCGCGCTGGCCCGCATCACCACGACCACCGACCTCGACGCGGTCGCCGACGCGGATGTCGTCGTCGAGGCCGTCTTCGAGAAGCTCGAGGTCAAGCACGAGATCTTCCGGGCCCTCGACAAGATCGTGCGGGACGACGCCGTCCTCGCCTCGAACACCTCCGCCATCCCGATCACCAAGATCGCGGCCGTCACGGAGCGCCCGGAGCGCGTCGTCGGTGTGCACTTCTTCTCGCCGGTCCCGATGATGCAGCTCTGCGAGCTGGTGCGCGGCTACAAGACGAGCGACGAAACGCTCGCCACCGCACGGGAGTTCGCCGAGTCCGTCGGCAAGACCTGCATCGTCGTCAACCGTGACGTCGCCGGCTTCGTCACCACCCGGCTGATCTCGGCGCTGGTCGTCGAGGCGGCCAAGCTGTACGAGTCGGGCGTCGCCACGGCCGAGGACATCGACATCGCCTGCAAGCTGGGCTTCGGTCACGCCATGGGCCCGCTCGCGACGGCGGACCTCACCGGTGTCGACATCCTGCTGCACGCCACGTCCAACATCTACACCGAGTCGCAGGACGAGAAGTTCGCCGCACCCGAGCTGATGCGCCGGATGGTCGATGCAGGTGACATCGGCCGCAAGAGCGGGCAGGGCTTCTACACCTACTGA
- a CDS encoding cob(I)yrinic acid a,c-diamide adenosyltransferase codes for MVNLTRIYTRTGDQGTTALGDMSRTAKTDLRISAYADTNEANAVIGTAIALGQLPEEVVKVLVRVQNDLFDVGADLSTPVAEKPKYPPLRVEQVYVDRLEADCDHFLEELEKLRSFILPGGTPGAALLHQACTVVRRAERSTWAALEVHGDVMNALTATYLNRLSDLLFILARTANKEVGDVLWVPGGER; via the coding sequence ATGGTCAATCTGACGCGCATCTACACCCGAACCGGCGACCAGGGCACCACCGCCCTCGGCGACATGAGCCGCACCGCCAAGACCGATCTGCGGATCTCGGCGTACGCGGACACCAATGAGGCCAACGCCGTCATCGGTACGGCGATCGCGCTCGGCCAGTTGCCGGAGGAGGTCGTGAAGGTCCTCGTCCGCGTGCAGAACGACCTGTTCGACGTGGGCGCGGATCTGTCGACGCCGGTCGCCGAGAAGCCGAAGTATCCGCCGTTGCGGGTCGAGCAGGTCTACGTCGACAGGCTGGAGGCGGACTGCGACCACTTCCTGGAGGAACTGGAGAAGCTGCGGAGCTTCATCCTGCCGGGCGGTACGCCGGGGGCGGCACTGCTCCACCAGGCCTGCACGGTGGTCCGGCGCGCCGAGCGGTCCACCTGGGCGGCACTGGAGGTGCACGGCGACGTGATGAACGCGCTGACGGCGACCTACCTCAACCGCCTCTCGGACCTCCTGTTCATCCTGGCGAGGACGGCGAACAAGGAAGTCGGCGACGTGCTGTGGGTGCCGGGCGGCGAGCGGTAG